A DNA window from Trypanosoma brucei brucei TREU927 chromosome 11 chr11_scaffold01 genomic scaffold, whole genome shotgun sequence contains the following coding sequences:
- a CDS encoding histone deacetylase — translation MVVEPPASIPPVAVIVSTDVDAPASLPALQHNKLIIDMVRHYGCTPFPRKEVGGEAAFCNDIFEWVDRNLPSVDVEDMTVFHDESYVRYLSLREVASGDDEHVLSFSGCSNIRGTPSKRFASRRCSAPLPPFVLFPQNGDKRFNLVGDSAPFSGMWRFTQAVVSGTLAATRLLAQPSRFAAIHWMGGKHNAKRASAGGSCLVNDVVLAVLELRKLLPANRNVVLAVDLDAHHGDGAQEAFLSDPRVVTLSLHAYGIGIFPGTGSLEEIGSGLGRGYTMNIPLPVGATDALVVPMAQRGIYSAFRRAGVELGAVVVVCGSNSLSGDPYGLLNLTIGGYQRILRTLLTESASHSAKVLMLGGSCNVDVVAARLAGVLTRDVFSCATALRNGETSYFSWSPDLSTDKGVEVPEDCEYFTMYGPSFLMHSLPLAVVDEVHHFPPDSVLFSRMRQIAAKGERNSQMRDRAARKTVIEDDEEEESESEEEDTDEEEETESEGDENTSSQEGTDEEVVIDEDEETNGEGDEDTSSQEGNDEEEDTDETVLTDHVREGFPCLKERICGSLSEGQ, via the coding sequence ATGGTTGTGGAGCCTCCTGCTTCCATCCCGCCGGTAGCAGTCATCGTTAGTACCGATGTCGATGCACCCGCTAGTCTTCCCGCGCTTCAGCACAACAAACTCATCATTGATATGGTGCGTCATTACGGCTGCACCCCTTTCCCCCGGAAGGAAGTAGGCGGTGAAGCTGCCTTTTGTAATGACATTTTTGAATGGGTCGATCGCAATCTACCAAGTGTTGATGTGGAAGATATGACTGTGTTCCACGACGAGTCATACGTGCGCTATTTGAGTTTACGCGAGGTGGCTTCGGGGGATGATGAGCACGTTCTCTCATTTTCAGGATGCAGCAATATAAGGGGCACGCCATCAAAAAGATTCGCTTCTAGACGTTGCTCAGCCCCCCTGCCACCGTTCGTGCTTTTCCCACAAAATGGGGACAAAAGGTTTAACCTCGTGGGTGACAGCGCGCCTTTCTCTGGTATGTGGCGATTCACTCAGGCCGTTGTGTCAGGTACACTTGCGGCCACTCGCTTGCTCGCACAGCCATCCCGATTCGCCGCTATTCATTGGATGGGTGGGAAACATAATGCAAAGCGCGCTTCAGCTGGGGGTTCGTGCTTGGTCAATGACGTTGTTCTCGCCGTATTAGAGTTACGCAAACTTCTACCAGCGAATAGAAATGTGGTTCTTGCGGTTGATCTTGACGCTCATCATGGTGATGGGGCGCAGGAGGCTTTTCTGTCGGATCCTCGAGTAGTTACCCTATCTCTTCATGCGTACGGTATAGGAATCTTCCCTGGAACCGGTTCGTTGGAAGAAATAGGGAGTGGTTTGGGACGCGGCTACACCATGAACATTCCACTGCCTGTGGGGGCAACTGACGCTCTTGTTGTGCCGATGGCCCAGCGTGGCATCTATTCTGCGTTCAGGAGGGCCGGGGTCGAGTTGGGAGCAGTAGTCGTTGTTTGTGGGTCGAATTCCTTATCTGGAGATCCCTATGGCCTTTTGAATTTAACCATAGGAGGATACCAACGGATTCTTCGTACGCTTCTTACCGAGTCTGCAAGTCATTCTGCGAAAGTGCTCATGCTAGGTGGTAGTTGCAACGTGGATGTGGTCGCGGCCCGTCTGGCCGGGGTACTGACACGCGACGTATTTAGCTGTGCAACCGCTCTACGTAACGGTGAAACCAGCTACTTCTCGTGGTCTCCCGACCTGTCGACAGACAAGGGTGTTGAAGTTCCCGAGGACTGTGAATATTTTACCATGTACGGACCTTCCTTTTTGATGCATAGCCTCCCGCTCGCTGTGGTTGACGAAGTCCACCACTTTCCACCTGATTCTGTCCTTTTTTCCCGAATGCGCCAAATTGCAGCGAAGGGGGAACGGAACAGTCAGATGAGGGACAGGGCGGCCCGTAAGACTGTCATTGAggatgatgaagaggaagaatcagaaagtgaggaagaggacactgatgaggaagaggagactGAGAGTGAAGGAGATGAGAATACCAGCTCCCAAGAGGGTACTGACGAGGAAGTTGTAATcgatgaggatgaggaaacTAACGGTGAAGGGGATGAAGACACTAGTTCCCAAGAAGGCAATGACGAGGAAGAGGACACTGATGAGACCGTCCTTACTGATCACGTTAGAGAAGGGTTTCCTTGTCTAAAAGAGCGCATCTGTGGGAGTCTAAGTGAGGGACAGTGA